In the Campylobacter sp. MIT 12-8780 genome, one interval contains:
- a CDS encoding EI24 domain-containing protein, whose amino-acid sequence MTEVFSLALKDFFTKKFLKFSLVPLILSFFLFVILAYFAFNFLFEYFDALFANAEEGSFLAWLYSFAIFQFILALLGIMSASFLVVFASVFFAILVVSFLTPFICKEINAKYYQHELKDEVSFFKALFKMLIIFVKFLLLFGCACLLYLVPFVNLFVFYLVFYYLFHKLLILDVASSMLNDNEFKAFYAKSSALEFKLSTLMFYLISSVPLAGLFLQVFFVIFLTHLFYQKVLGLKANLGSIKEH is encoded by the coding sequence ATGACTGAAGTTTTTTCACTTGCCCTAAAGGACTTTTTTACAAAGAAATTTTTAAAATTTTCTCTTGTGCCTTTGATTTTGAGCTTTTTTTTGTTTGTGATTTTAGCGTATTTTGCTTTTAATTTTTTGTTTGAGTATTTTGATGCTTTATTTGCAAATGCAGAAGAAGGCTCGTTTTTAGCCTGGCTTTATAGCTTTGCGATTTTTCAGTTTATCCTTGCTTTGCTTGGCATCATGTCAGCTTCTTTTTTAGTGGTGTTTGCTTCAGTATTTTTTGCGATTTTAGTGGTGAGCTTTTTAACACCTTTTATCTGCAAAGAAATTAATGCTAAGTATTATCAACACGAGCTTAAAGATGAAGTTTCCTTTTTTAAAGCCTTATTTAAAATGCTTATCATCTTTGTGAAATTTTTGCTTTTATTTGGCTGTGCTTGCTTGCTTTATCTTGTACCTTTTGTGAATTTATTTGTGTTTTATCTTGTATTTTATTATCTTTTTCATAAGCTTTTAATCCTTGATGTAGCAAGCTCTATGCTTAATGATAATGAATTTAAAGCCTTTTATGCTAAAAGTTCTGCGCTTGAGTTTAAGCTAAGCACCCTTATGTTTTATCTTATTTCTTCTGTGCCTTTAGCTGGCTTGTTTTTGCAGGTGTTTTTTGTGATTTTTTTAACACATTTATTTTATCAAAAAGTGCTTGGCTTAAAAGCAAATTTAGGCTCTATAAAAGAGCATTGA
- a CDS encoding glycosyltransferase family 2 protein, with protein sequence MGKIKFSIILPTYNVQDFIAQALNSCINQTFKDIEIIVVDDCGQDKSIEIAKEFALKDERVKIVYNKENLKLFHARIEGAKIAQGEYLLHLDPDDYLDEKACERLFEILEQNKDFKLDFIMFNFYQQDEKYHFSKQNIITKNKLLTRQEFQKIYFNKEGYYNIWSKCIKKEIYLKAINTLAVSHKFTVAEDILACMGILLMSDRIYLLNEHLYYYCYNPKSSRDLTKIPQANKDCEFVQNELAKLALKGDDDYHAFIQTLILILKTHNAKRSYDYSVWRYPYFKFVHRFILSLKKRYLNFFRKKIVRKSGF encoded by the coding sequence ATGGGTAAAATAAAATTTTCAATCATACTTCCAACTTACAATGTTCAAGATTTTATCGCTCAAGCTTTAAATTCCTGCATAAATCAGACCTTTAAAGATATAGAAATCATTGTCGTCGATGATTGCGGGCAAGATAAAAGCATAGAAATTGCTAAGGAATTTGCTTTGAAAGATGAGAGGGTAAAAATCGTTTATAATAAGGAGAATTTAAAACTTTTTCATGCCCGGATTGAGGGTGCTAAAATAGCACAAGGCGAGTATTTGTTGCATTTAGACCCAGATGATTATCTTGATGAAAAAGCTTGCGAGAGATTATTTGAAATTTTAGAGCAAAATAAGGACTTTAAGCTTGATTTTATCATGTTTAATTTTTATCAACAAGATGAAAAATATCATTTTTCCAAACAAAATATTATTACCAAAAACAAACTCCTAACAAGACAAGAATTTCAAAAGATCTATTTTAACAAAGAAGGTTATTATAATATTTGGAGCAAGTGTATCAAAAAAGAAATATATCTAAAAGCGATCAATACCTTAGCTGTTTCTCATAAATTCACTGTCGCTGAAGATATACTTGCTTGTATGGGTATTTTGCTTATGAGCGATCGCATTTATCTGCTTAATGAACATTTGTATTATTATTGTTACAATCCAAAATCCAGCAGAGATTTAACAAAAATTCCTCAAGCAAATAAAGACTGCGAATTTGTGCAAAATGAGCTAGCAAAGCTGGCTTTAAAAGGTGATGATGACTATCATGCCTTTATACAAACACTTATTTTGATTTTAAAAACTCATAATGCAAAAAGAAGTTACGATTATAGCGTATGGCGGTATCCTTATTTTAAATTTGTACATAGGTTTATTTTGAGTTTAAAGAAAAGGTATTTAAACTTTTTTAGAAAAAAAATAGTAAGAAAATCAGGCTTTTAA
- a CDS encoding glycosyltransferase family 4 protein, whose amino-acid sequence MNILITIGDLNIARGAERVAVNLANAFSEQGHKVELLSFFKGDLNSPFEISPSVKLSYINLFSEENQKKDKNFLYRFYIKNFYKIFLSYKIKTMYPEVDFIISNSSNYFPYFKNKNTRYIAIQHMLATQGSKRNKLYDALVILSSKELKIWQNFYKCVVVIPNFIPHIPNLNTNLKQKQVIAVGKLSKEKGFNRLIEIWNLLAQDENFKQEFRQWKLIIVGDGKLKEDLEKQIRDLNLEKNIILKPFTKEVEKEYLNASIYTLSSHFESFGMVLAEASSFALPCIAFDVKTGPSDIIENEKTGFLVQDDDLQDFAQKLKLLMKDESLREKFGKNAKEKIKKEFSKEVVLKKWEELFKNLKA is encoded by the coding sequence ATGAATATACTTATAACAATAGGGGATTTAAATATCGCAAGAGGAGCGGAACGGGTTGCTGTTAATCTAGCCAATGCCTTTAGCGAACAAGGACACAAAGTTGAACTCCTTAGCTTTTTTAAAGGAGATTTAAATTCTCCTTTTGAAATTTCTCCTAGTGTAAAATTAAGTTATATAAACCTTTTTTCAGAAGAAAACCAAAAAAAAGATAAAAATTTTTTATATCGTTTTTATATTAAAAATTTTTATAAAATATTTCTAAGCTATAAAATAAAAACAATGTATCCTGAAGTTGATTTTATCATCAGCAATTCAAGTAATTATTTTCCATATTTTAAAAATAAAAATACGCGCTATATAGCCATACAACACATGCTTGCAACACAAGGCTCCAAAAGAAATAAATTATATGATGCTTTGGTTATCCTTTCATCAAAAGAACTTAAAATTTGGCAAAATTTTTATAAGTGTGTTGTGGTTATACCAAATTTTATTCCTCATATCCCCAATTTAAATACAAACCTAAAACAAAAACAAGTTATTGCCGTGGGGAAACTATCCAAAGAAAAAGGTTTTAATCGCCTTATCGAAATTTGGAATTTACTTGCTCAAGATGAGAATTTTAAACAAGAATTTAGGCAGTGGAAGCTTATTATTGTAGGTGATGGAAAATTGAAGGAAGATTTGGAAAAACAAATAAGAGATTTGAATTTAGAAAAAAACATCATCTTAAAGCCTTTCACAAAAGAGGTAGAAAAAGAGTATTTGAATGCAAGTATATATACTCTCAGCTCACATTTTGAAAGCTTTGGCATGGTTTTAGCTGAAGCAAGTTCTTTTGCTCTACCTTGCATAGCTTTTGATGTTAAAACAGGACCAAGCGATATCATAGAAAATGAAAAAACAGGATTTTTGGTGCAAGATGATGATTTACAAGATTTTGCACAAAAGCTCAAACTTTTAATGAAAGATGAGAGTTTAAGAGAAAAATTTGGTAAAAATGCCAAGGAAAAGATAAAAAAAGAATTTAGCAAAGAAGTTGTCTTAAAAAAATGGGAAGAGCTTTTTAAAAATTTAAAAGCCTGA
- a CDS encoding glycosyltransferase: MQNTLVSIIVPIFNVKAYLKECLLSLINQSYKNLDIILVDDGSDDESLEIALEFASKDERILVLSKPNSGQASARNLGLEFIKGSALRELLESESFIQKNNDFNSNENSSIQSFLKTHTFDKTTKELSYAEIQKHFTKIAPNFIKTDLENVNELLVQNLPSRIIHFVDSDDYIKPDCIELCVKNMFEKDLEILVHNLVEFHENTKEFKNKPKLPTLKKLNKDEYDSGLELLSENKIYDFYFAWQGSFKSEILNRYNLRFTHAIFHEDHDFGTILFALAKKIAYINEALYVYRVRVASTMSGQKVKQMPQKMPSFLLELKPYFKDYQSLRAYFKAYCFVRLALVIEDFYNQMSLQDEKFKLKFKSLFTLSTLTYLKIFKISLQNDPLDIKALLAKFKLSKATILSHFFKDLHRQPKKLKFISNLKYLLKKDNQ; this comes from the coding sequence TTGCAAAATACTTTAGTTTCTATCATCGTTCCAATTTTCAATGTCAAAGCTTATCTTAAAGAATGTCTTCTTAGCCTTATCAATCAAAGTTATAAAAACTTAGATATTATCTTAGTTGATGATGGAAGTGATGATGAGAGTTTAGAAATCGCTTTAGAATTTGCTAGCAAAGATGAAAGAATTTTAGTGCTTTCAAAGCCAAATTCAGGGCAAGCTTCAGCTCGCAACTTAGGACTTGAGTTTATCAAAGGTTCTGCTTTAAGAGAGCTTTTAGAAAGCGAAAGTTTTATACAAAAAAATAATGATTTCAATTCAAATGAGAACTCAAGCATACAATCCTTTCTAAAAACCCATACTTTTGATAAAACCACAAAAGAACTTTCTTATGCAGAAATTCAAAAACATTTTACAAAAATTGCTCCAAATTTCATCAAAACAGACTTAGAGAATGTAAATGAACTTTTAGTGCAAAACTTACCCTCAAGGATTATTCATTTTGTAGATAGTGATGATTATATCAAGCCTGATTGTATAGAACTTTGTGTTAAAAATATGTTTGAAAAAGACTTAGAAATTTTAGTTCATAATCTTGTTGAATTTCATGAAAATACGAAAGAATTTAAAAATAAGCCCAAGCTTCCTACCCTTAAAAAACTTAATAAAGATGAATATGATAGTGGCTTAGAGCTTTTAAGTGAAAATAAAATTTATGATTTTTATTTTGCTTGGCAGGGAAGCTTTAAGAGTGAAATTTTAAACCGCTACAATTTGCGTTTTACACACGCAATTTTTCACGAAGATCATGACTTTGGCACGATTTTATTTGCTTTAGCAAAAAAGATCGCTTATATAAATGAAGCTCTTTATGTGTATAGAGTAAGAGTAGCTTCTACTATGAGCGGGCAAAAGGTAAAACAAATGCCTCAAAAAATGCCTAGCTTTTTGCTTGAGTTAAAGCCTTATTTTAAAGACTATCAAAGCTTAAGGGCGTATTTTAAAGCATATTGTTTTGTTAGGCTTGCTCTTGTAATCGAGGATTTTTACAACCAAATGTCTTTGCAAGATGAGAAATTTAAGCTTAAATTTAAATCCCTTTTTACCCTAAGCACACTCACTTATCTTAAAATCTTTAAAATTTCCTTACAAAATGATCCCCTTGACATCAAAGCCCTTTTAGCAAAATTCAAGCTTTCAAAGGCTACAATTCTTTCACATTTTTTTAAAGATTTACACAGACAGCCTAAAAAACTGAAGTTTATATCAAATTTAAAGTATTTGCTTAAAAAGGATAATCAATGA
- the hemE gene encoding uroporphyrinogen decarboxylase, which yields MIFIDACFKKPTPYTPVWMMRQAGRYLPEYMAVRTKAGDFLSLCKDYKLASEVSLQPVDILGVDAAIIFSDILVVPLEMGMKLRFEKGEGPVFDEPLSTLEQINALDTQKAVKNLSYVYDALSLTREKLPQNKALIGFCGSPWTIATYMLEGRGSKNYAKSKKILYENPELLHSLLKKLTQTLKLYLEAQIKAGANAVQIFDSWASALEKEAFFEFSFSYMLELSNFIKQKYPHIPVILFPKGVSGYLAHIKGDFDVFGVSWDTPLELARDILSKDYTLQGNLEPCRLYSKEAITKGVKEILSTMKGKNHIFNLGHGILPDIPVENAKYFIRLVQESSAL from the coding sequence ATGATTTTCATCGACGCTTGTTTTAAAAAGCCTACCCCTTACACTCCGGTATGGATGATGCGTCAAGCTGGGCGTTATCTGCCTGAGTATATGGCAGTTCGCACTAAGGCTGGGGATTTTCTCTCGCTTTGTAAGGATTATAAGCTTGCTAGTGAAGTGAGCTTGCAGCCTGTGGATATTTTAGGCGTTGATGCGGCGATTATTTTTTCTGATATTTTAGTTGTGCCTTTAGAAATGGGTATGAAACTTCGCTTTGAAAAGGGCGAAGGACCTGTGTTTGATGAGCCTCTTTCTACCTTAGAGCAAATCAATGCCCTTGATACTCAAAAGGCTGTAAAAAATCTAAGTTATGTTTATGATGCCCTTTCTTTAACGCGTGAAAAACTGCCCCAAAACAAAGCTCTTATTGGCTTTTGTGGCTCGCCTTGGACTATAGCAACTTATATGCTTGAGGGCAGGGGCAGTAAAAATTATGCTAAATCTAAAAAAATTCTTTATGAAAATCCAGAGCTTTTACACAGCTTGCTTAAAAAGCTTACTCAAACCTTAAAGCTTTATCTTGAAGCACAGATTAAAGCTGGAGCAAATGCGGTGCAAATCTTTGATAGTTGGGCAAGTGCTTTAGAAAAAGAGGCTTTTTTTGAGTTTTCTTTTTCTTATATGCTTGAACTTTCAAATTTTATCAAGCAAAAATACCCTCATATCCCTGTGATCTTATTTCCTAAGGGTGTGAGTGGGTATTTAGCTCATATAAAAGGCGATTTTGATGTATTTGGAGTATCTTGGGATACGCCTTTAGAGCTTGCAAGAGATATTTTAAGCAAAGATTATACCTTACAAGGCAATCTTGAACCTTGTCGTTTATACTCAAAAGAAGCTATCACAAAAGGCGTAAAAGAAATTTTAAGCACAATGAAGGGCAAAAATCATATCTTTAACCTAGGACATGGCATTTTACCAGATATACCTGTAGAAAATGCAAAATACTTTATCCGCCTCGTGCAAGAAAGCTCAGCTCTTTGA
- a CDS encoding alpha-1,2-fucosyltransferase gives MNIVKIQGGLGNQFFQYAFAKALKEKFNDEVVLDIRLFERLDPQKQTSFFFTLDHFNTQFSRIGSKEFDKYTLKGSWIPKFARKYFKEEVLEECEKAGVYCPELLRKTRKNTFYEGFFQSQKYSAHIWDSIAQDLNLKEKLNDENLKLLEQIQALNSVSLHIRRGDYLSLPEFNVCTLEYYQKAITYINERVENPHYFIFSNDLAWVKEHFNAKNMSIVSCNQDKNYFDLELMKHCKHNIIANSTFSWWGAALNANKDKIIIAPKIWYRGDIRFDDILPQQWIKL, from the coding sequence ATGAATATAGTAAAAATTCAAGGCGGTTTAGGTAATCAATTCTTTCAATATGCCTTTGCAAAGGCTTTAAAAGAAAAATTTAATGATGAAGTAGTGCTTGATATAAGGCTTTTTGAAAGGCTCGATCCCCAAAAACAAACCTCATTTTTTTTTACTCTTGATCATTTTAATACACAATTTTCTCGCATTGGCTCAAAAGAATTTGATAAATATACCCTAAAAGGCTCTTGGATACCAAAATTTGCAAGAAAGTATTTTAAAGAAGAGGTACTTGAAGAGTGTGAAAAGGCTGGGGTGTATTGCCCTGAGTTATTGAGAAAAACGAGAAAAAATACCTTCTATGAAGGTTTTTTTCAAAGTCAAAAATACTCAGCTCATATTTGGGATAGCATTGCTCAAGACTTAAACTTAAAAGAAAAGCTTAATGATGAAAATTTAAAGCTTTTAGAACAAATTCAAGCTTTAAACTCGGTAAGCTTGCATATACGAAGAGGAGATTATCTAAGCTTACCTGAGTTTAATGTCTGCACGCTTGAGTATTATCAAAAAGCTATAACTTATATCAACGAAAGAGTGGAAAATCCTCATTATTTTATCTTTTCAAATGATCTTGCTTGGGTAAAAGAGCATTTTAATGCTAAAAATATGAGTATCGTCTCGTGCAATCAAGACAAAAATTATTTTGATTTAGAGTTAATGAAACATTGCAAACACAACATTATCGCGAATTCAACCTTTTCTTGGTGGGGCGCAGCACTAAACGCAAATAAAGATAAAATCATCATCGCCCCAAAAATTTGGTATCGTGGAGATATACGCTTTGATGATATATTGCCTCAGCAATGGATAAAGCTTTGA
- a CDS encoding glycosyltransferase family 2 protein yields the protein MQNINPKISIIMPIYNVEAFIAQALNSCINQTFKDIEIIIIDDCGQDRSIEIAKEFALKDERIKIIHNEENQGLLQARLEGVKIAKGEYILNLDSDDFLDIKTCELAYKASKNGLADIVSFGAFKICDNQSNILYQFKNASFSKIELHHHFLRNFSFRWNVWAKLIKTEKYKQVVPYFDKLSTKITIAEDVLQSFVLYSICENFININEVLYFYRTNLQSAMNNQELANIREIITNHELVIKEITRLKETYPEIFSPVLYKLFLYFLKREHFRHGNRLKKQEGKFNFMDRIKEKINKKAFKTSRFLASKLGVLWVK from the coding sequence ATGCAAAATATAAATCCTAAAATTTCCATAATAATGCCCATTTATAATGTCGAGGCTTTTATAGCACAAGCTCTAAATTCTTGCATAAATCAAACTTTTAAGGATATAGAGATAATCATCATTGATGATTGCGGACAAGATAGGAGTATAGAAATTGCTAAGGAATTTGCCCTAAAAGATGAGAGGATAAAAATTATCCATAATGAAGAAAATCAAGGGCTTTTACAAGCTAGACTTGAAGGCGTAAAAATCGCAAAAGGAGAATATATCCTAAACCTTGATAGTGATGATTTTTTAGACATAAAAACTTGCGAACTTGCTTACAAGGCAAGTAAAAACGGGTTGGCTGATATAGTAAGTTTTGGAGCTTTTAAAATTTGTGATAATCAAAGCAATATTTTATATCAGTTTAAAAACGCTTCTTTTTCAAAAATAGAGCTTCATCATCATTTTTTGCGCAATTTTTCTTTTAGGTGGAATGTTTGGGCAAAGCTCATCAAAACAGAAAAATACAAACAAGTTGTGCCGTATTTTGATAAGTTAAGCACCAAAATCACAATCGCTGAAGATGTCTTGCAATCTTTTGTTTTATATAGTATTTGTGAAAATTTTATAAACATAAATGAAGTTTTATATTTTTACCGAACCAACCTTCAATCAGCTATGAATAATCAAGAACTTGCAAATATCCGTGAAATAATAACAAATCACGAATTAGTTATCAAAGAAATAACCCGCTTAAAAGAAACTTATCCTGAAATTTTCAGTCCTGTTTTATATAAATTATTTCTCTATTTTTTAAAAAGAGAACATTTTCGTCATGGCAATAGACTAAAAAAACAAGAAGGGAAATTTAACTTTATGGATAGAATAAAAGAAAAAATCAATAAAAAAGCATTTAAAACAAGTCGTTTTCTTGCTTCCAAATTAGGTGTATTATGGGTAAAATAA
- a CDS encoding radical SAM protein, whose protein sequence is MVFGPVSSRRFGLSLGVDLSPFGKQCNFDCVYCELEPKKAQSKQTQSASLEHIIKSVQAKIAEGVKFDFITLTANGEPSMYEKLDELIQALQSIKKDKKLLILSNGTAVLDEVKFQALLALDVVKFSLDSAVQKTFLRVDKALKGIEVKTLIEKMSEFSKAFKGQLVMEVLVVQGLNDTKAEFEALNEAFLHIQPDRIDISTIDRPPAYAVKGVSEDKLSELSEYIRAFPCVIAKRHYIKEELDLSENELLKMLHLRPQSKQDIQMKLSLKSQKLLQNLVKEGKVYTQKLASMLFYRA, encoded by the coding sequence ATAGTCTTTGGTCCTGTAAGCTCAAGACGTTTTGGACTTTCTTTGGGCGTGGATTTAAGTCCTTTTGGCAAGCAATGTAATTTTGATTGTGTGTATTGTGAGCTTGAGCCTAAAAAAGCTCAAAGCAAACAAACACAAAGTGCAAGCCTTGAACATATCATTAAAAGCGTGCAAGCTAAGATAGCTGAGGGCGTAAAATTTGATTTTATCACCCTTACTGCAAATGGCGAACCAAGCATGTATGAAAAGCTAGATGAGCTTATACAAGCCCTTCAAAGCATAAAAAAAGACAAAAAGCTTCTCATCTTAAGCAATGGCACAGCAGTTTTAGATGAGGTTAAATTTCAAGCTCTTTTAGCTCTTGATGTGGTGAAATTTAGCCTTGATAGTGCAGTGCAAAAGACTTTTTTGCGAGTAGATAAAGCCTTAAAAGGCATAGAAGTAAAAACACTTATAGAAAAGATGAGTGAGTTTAGCAAGGCTTTTAAAGGACAACTTGTGATGGAAGTGCTTGTGGTGCAGGGTTTAAATGATACAAAGGCTGAATTTGAAGCCTTAAATGAAGCCTTTTTACACATACAACCAGATCGCATTGATATAAGCACCATAGATCGCCCTCCAGCCTATGCTGTAAAGGGTGTAAGTGAAGATAAGCTTAGTGAGCTTAGTGAGTATATCAGGGCTTTTCCTTGCGTAATCGCTAAAAGACATTATATAAAAGAAGAGCTTGATTTAAGTGAAAATGAGCTTTTAAAAATGCTTCATCTTCGCCCACAAAGCAAGCAAGATATACAGATGAAATTAAGCCTAAAAAGCCAAAAGCTACTTCAAAACCTTGTCAAAGAAGGTAAGGTTTATACTCAAAAACTTGCTTCAATGCTCTTTTATAGAGCCTAA
- the waaF gene encoding lipopolysaccharide heptosyltransferase II, translating to MKIFIHLPTWLGDAVMASAALKLVFEYFTKLDKKAEFILHGSFVACELFKECENTRIFIEDKKSRYLNFYKLTKILGRVDYAFSFRGAFSAKIMLFLLHSRHKFIFDKKHNKNAHQVLKYLEFVKNSLKLKEAVQDELFLPIKAYKDLTKNEQKKLCEHFKLDMNKKFLGINAGAKYGSAKRWNEEYFAKVALEFSKSHEILIFGVASEQELCDKIELLLQKNGIKALNLCAKTSIKELCELISSLDLFISNDSGAMHVAAVYKTPTIAVFGPTKFTQTSPWHNENARLVHLNLACMPCMKRVCPLKHHACMQELKPELVIKEAKSLLKE from the coding sequence TTGAAAATTTTTATCCACCTTCCAACTTGGCTTGGCGATGCTGTTATGGCAAGTGCGGCTTTAAAGCTTGTGTTTGAATATTTTACAAAGCTTGATAAAAAAGCTGAGTTTATACTTCATGGCTCTTTTGTGGCGTGCGAGCTTTTTAAAGAATGTGAAAATACACGAATTTTTATAGAAGATAAAAAATCAAGATATTTAAATTTTTATAAACTTACTAAAATTTTGGGTAGGGTTGATTACGCCTTTTCTTTTAGAGGAGCATTTTCAGCTAAAATTATGCTTTTTTTACTGCATTCAAGGCATAAATTTATCTTTGATAAAAAGCACAACAAAAACGCTCATCAAGTGCTAAAATACCTTGAATTTGTCAAAAACTCACTCAAGCTTAAAGAAGCAGTGCAAGATGAACTCTTTTTACCCATAAAAGCCTATAAAGACTTAACCAAAAACGAACAAAAAAAGCTTTGCGAGCATTTTAAACTTGATATGAACAAGAAATTTTTAGGTATAAATGCTGGGGCAAAATACGGCAGTGCCAAACGCTGGAATGAAGAGTATTTTGCAAAAGTTGCTCTTGAGTTTAGCAAAAGTCATGAAATTCTTATCTTTGGCGTAGCAAGCGAACAAGAACTTTGCGACAAAATCGAGCTTTTGCTTCAAAAAAATGGCATAAAAGCTTTAAATTTATGTGCTAAAACAAGTATAAAAGAGCTTTGCGAGCTTATTTCTAGCCTTGATCTTTTCATCAGTAACGACAGCGGTGCTATGCATGTAGCAGCTGTATATAAAACGCCTACTATAGCGGTGTTTGGACCTACAAAATTCACTCAAACTTCGCCTTGGCATAATGAAAACGCAAGGCTTGTGCATTTAAATCTAGCCTGTATGCCTTGCATGAAACGAGTGTGCCCCTTAAAGCACCACGCTTGCATGCAAGAGCTAAAGCCTGAACTTGTCATCAAAGAAGCAAAAAGCTTGCTTAAAGAGTAA
- the dut gene encoding dUTPase: MTQNKIIEKMLLLQQKLNDETNGKGWEQGYTKEGKLISFRRCIYMECAELIDSFAWKHWKSIAAPTNWDNVRIELVDIWHFILSLTLEEYKNKGIDDKAFIAEELSSVSAFNDFCKEAGEPKEDDIYGIINDIELIIHKCSGFGFDMGELLSAFFTLSMKCGLNLHSLYKAYIGKNVLNKFRQDHGYKEGKYQKIWDGKEDNEILNEILKAQLEFDAIYQELEKLYTQLKK, from the coding sequence ATGACTCAAAACAAAATCATCGAAAAAATGCTTCTTTTGCAACAAAAGCTAAATGATGAAACAAACGGCAAGGGCTGGGAACAAGGCTATACTAAAGAAGGTAAGCTCATCAGCTTTAGAAGGTGCATTTATATGGAATGTGCTGAGCTTATTGATTCTTTTGCTTGGAAGCATTGGAAAAGTATTGCAGCACCGACGAATTGGGATAATGTGCGTATAGAGCTTGTGGATATTTGGCATTTTATACTTTCTTTAACGCTTGAAGAGTATAAAAATAAAGGCATTGATGATAAGGCATTTATAGCCGAAGAACTTAGCTCGGTAAGTGCATTTAATGACTTTTGCAAAGAAGCTGGCGAACCAAAAGAAGATGATATTTATGGCATTATCAATGATATAGAGCTGATTATACACAAATGTAGTGGTTTTGGCTTTGATATGGGCGAGCTTTTATCGGCATTTTTTACCTTGTCAATGAAATGTGGTTTAAATTTACACAGCCTTTATAAAGCCTATATAGGCAAAAATGTCTTAAATAAATTCCGACAAGATCACGGCTACAAAGAAGGAAAGTATCAAAAAATATGGGACGGCAAAGAAGATAATGAAATTTTAAATGAAATTTTAAAAGCTCAACTTGAGTTTGACGCTATATATCAAGAGCTAGAAAAGCTTTATACTCAACTTAAAAAATAA